Proteins co-encoded in one Pelobates fuscus isolate aPelFus1 chromosome 5, aPelFus1.pri, whole genome shotgun sequence genomic window:
- the ESM1 gene encoding endothelial cell-specific molecule 1, producing MLSYYFGFIPVTSKKLRTVLCVWTPTLTFHFTGDMKSCIIVLTLLINIHLGSAWRAQYAVDCPERCDSHDCKSTTRCKRTVLDDCGCCRVCAAGVGETCYRTVSGMDGVKCGPGLKCQFFTEEDDFGDEFGICKECPYGTYGMECRRTCNCQSGICDRVTGKCLKFPFFQLTGGKSASKLRLVSHTDSDTSSGDGNNLKEEFAKEKTVRSPGIKWLNPR from the exons ATGCTCAGCTACTATTTTGGATTCATTCCTGTAACCAGCAAAAAGCTGCGAACAGTACTCTGTGTCTGGACACCAACATTAACATTTCATTTTACGGGAGATATGAAGTCGTGTATTATTGTTCTAACCCTTTTGATTAATATACACCTTGGCAGTGCATGGAGAGCACAGTACGCAGTGGACTGCCCTGAACGTTGTGATAGCCATGACTGCAAAAGCACTACACGCTGCAAGAGGACCGTGCTGGATGACTGTGGCTGCTGCAGAGTCTGTGCCGCAGGTGTTGGCGAAACCTGTTACCGTACAGTTTCTGGCATGGATGGAGTTAAATGCGGGCCTGGTTTAAAGTGCCAGTTCTTTACAGAAGAAGATGACTTTGGTGATGAATTTGGAATTTGCAAAG AATGTCCATATGGCACCTATGGGATGGAGTGTAGGAGAACCTGCAACTGTCAGTCTGGCATATGTGACAGAGTGACGGGAAAGTGCCTAAAATTTCCATTCTTTCAACTTACTGGGGGAAAGTCAGCAAGTAAACTAAGGCTTGTTTCTCATACAG ATTCCGACACTTCTTCTGGTGATGGAAACAATCTCAAAGAAGAATTTGCAAAAGAGAAAACTGTTCGATCACCTGGAATAAAATGGCTAAATCCAcgctga